One window of Candidatus Regiella endosymbiont of Tuberolachnus salignus genomic DNA carries:
- the istA gene encoding IS21 family transposase, which yields MLRREDHYMIKQRHQQGAFIVDIAHQIGCSEKTVRRHISYPAPPTAKRGKKQVAKLEPFKDYIDSRLSEQVWNAAVIFEEIREKGYRGGSAMLRRYIHPKRPLRASKNTVRFETLPGYQLQHDWGEIIVEVAGSACTVNFAVNTLGFSRRFHVFAAPKQDAEHTYESLVRSFNYFGGSVKNVLVDNQKAAVIKHGQNGHIEFNAGFLQLANHYGFSPRACKPYRPQTKGKTERMVGYVKHNFFTRYRQFESFAHVNQLLAMWLAKVADQRHLRQFKQTPENRFAEEKIALMPLPATDFDTSYFDLRQVAWDSYIDVRGNRYSVPSFWCGRAVNIRIGLDNTLRIYGDEQLLATHLLQEVTQGWQKVPEHHQALWQQVNRVASRSLSVYEELL from the coding sequence ATGCTAAGAAGAGAGGACCACTACATGATAAAACAACGCCATCAACAGGGGGCATTTATTGTTGATATTGCCCATCAGATAGGGTGTTCAGAAAAAACGGTGAGACGGCACATTAGCTATCCTGCGCCGCCAACAGCAAAACGCGGTAAAAAACAGGTTGCTAAACTCGAGCCCTTTAAAGACTACATCGATTCAAGGTTGAGTGAACAGGTTTGGAATGCGGCGGTTATTTTTGAGGAAATCCGTGAAAAAGGCTACCGGGGTGGGAGTGCGATGCTCCGACGTTATATACATCCCAAACGTCCGCTCAGGGCCTCGAAAAACACGGTACGCTTTGAAACCCTCCCCGGTTATCAACTTCAACACGATTGGGGAGAAATCATCGTTGAGGTGGCAGGCTCTGCCTGTACGGTTAATTTTGCCGTTAATACGCTCGGTTTTTCGCGTCGCTTTCATGTCTTTGCTGCCCCTAAGCAAGATGCTGAGCACACGTATGAATCGCTGGTTCGCAGCTTCAATTACTTCGGTGGCAGCGTAAAAAATGTCTTGGTAGATAACCAAAAAGCCGCTGTTATCAAACATGGACAAAATGGCCACATCGAGTTCAATGCGGGCTTCCTGCAACTGGCTAATCACTATGGGTTTAGCCCTCGCGCCTGTAAGCCTTATCGACCGCAAACGAAAGGCAAAACCGAACGGATGGTGGGCTATGTTAAACACAATTTTTTCACTCGCTACCGTCAGTTTGAGAGTTTCGCTCATGTTAATCAACTGCTAGCGATGTGGCTGGCGAAAGTGGCAGACCAGCGTCATCTTCGTCAATTCAAGCAGACACCGGAAAATCGTTTTGCTGAGGAAAAAATAGCCTTGATGCCACTCCCTGCGACTGATTTCGATACCAGCTACTTCGACCTACGACAAGTGGCATGGGACAGCTATATCGATGTCAGAGGTAATCGCTATAGCGTGCCTTCATTCTGGTGTGGTCGTGCGGTTAATATTCGTATCGGTTTAGATAATACGCTACGTATTTACGGCGATGAGCAACTGCTCGCGACGCATCTCTTGCAGGAGGTAACGCAGGGCTGGCAAAAGGTGCCAGAACATCATCAAGCCCTTTGGCAACAGGTCAATCGAGTAGCGTCTCGTTCGCTCAGTGTGTATGAGGAGCTACTCTGA
- a CDS encoding primase-helicase zinc-binding domain-containing protein, whose amino-acid sequence MTAKPADRLNDNFIDEVRTQANGHWEAILQQLAIPTHRQEGQCPNCGGKTRYRFDDKEGRGTYFCSHCGAGSGLDLVMKVNQCNARQAAKLVADVLAMPLPEKRVKPAPAKEAPSTDNPIAAQVAALMAKTVLGESHYLMNKGLHCPNLPILPNGVLLLALQTIDGKITGAQRIYPNGDKPYLTGTRKKGAFIPVGELPEQAETVLITEGYATAVTVSLLASDIAIAALDAGNLIEVAKICRERWSEAKIIIAADNDCHQANKCDEKGQLKQNIGTIAAEKAAIAVSGWVALPPTQHKADWDDYRQQYGIEAAIQAFNGALYQPADAINHDKPTRPTLSQMGASQRGEVLLARYNSDLALEPLSDSVHHYDGIAWRAISDRDLMREMVAIFIGSDVPYTSIGIRSAVDALKLQLPLMKSPARHLIGFCNGVFDLQKKQFRPHNKEDGLLIVNEIDFTSPEPGETLVDNTPHFWQWIRRATANHDRKTDRVLAALFMVLANRYDWQLFLEVTGAGGSGKSLLAEICTLLAGKNNRVSASMTALENPRERALIIGYSLIIMPDQIRYVGEGSGIKAITGGDEVSVDPKNKQPYSTRIPAVIVAVNNNAMSFSDRSGGVSRRRVIFNFSEIIPENERDTLLRDKIARELPVIIRHLLTRFVESAEAKCLLLEQQKSAEALNVKRSTDSLVDFCGYLLASAEADGMLVGNAEIIPFNPRKYLYHAYLAYMRGNNLAKPVSVTRFGSDMPGSLAEFGLQYLRKKSRQGIRSNLNLNVNSADEWLPRATGTADLNH is encoded by the coding sequence ATGACAGCGAAGCCTGCCGACAGGCTAAACGATAATTTTATTGATGAGGTACGAACACAGGCTAATGGTCATTGGGAGGCAATTTTGCAACAACTGGCGATCCCAACCCATCGGCAGGAAGGTCAGTGCCCAAACTGTGGAGGAAAAACCCGTTATCGTTTTGACGACAAGGAAGGCAGAGGCACCTATTTCTGCTCTCATTGTGGTGCTGGTAGCGGGTTGGATTTGGTGATGAAAGTTAACCAATGTAACGCCCGTCAAGCGGCCAAGCTGGTAGCTGATGTGCTGGCGATGCCCTTGCCAGAAAAAAGGGTGAAACCCGCCCCCGCCAAAGAGGCGCCTTCAACGGACAACCCCATTGCTGCGCAGGTAGCGGCATTGATGGCAAAAACGGTATTGGGTGAATCTCATTATCTGATGAATAAGGGGCTTCACTGCCCCAATCTGCCTATCCTGCCGAACGGTGTCTTACTGCTTGCGCTGCAAACAATAGACGGCAAGATCACGGGTGCACAGCGTATTTACCCGAATGGCGATAAACCTTATCTGACGGGCACCCGCAAGAAAGGGGCATTTATTCCCGTAGGCGAACTGCCGGAACAGGCTGAAACAGTGCTGATCACCGAAGGTTATGCGACTGCGGTTACGGTGTCATTATTGGCTTCAGACATCGCCATTGCGGCATTGGATGCGGGAAATTTAATCGAAGTAGCAAAAATATGCCGTGAACGCTGGTCAGAAGCAAAAATTATCATTGCCGCTGATAACGACTGTCATCAAGCCAACAAATGCGATGAAAAAGGCCAACTTAAGCAGAATATTGGTACTATCGCCGCCGAAAAAGCCGCTATTGCGGTTTCTGGGTGGGTGGCTTTACCGCCTACCCAGCATAAAGCCGACTGGGACGATTACCGGCAGCAATACGGCATAGAAGCCGCTATACAGGCTTTCAACGGAGCACTGTATCAACCTGCTGATGCGATAAATCACGATAAACCTACCCGTCCGACCCTGAGCCAGATGGGTGCCAGTCAACGCGGCGAGGTCTTGTTAGCACGCTATAACAGTGATTTGGCGTTGGAGCCTTTGTCTGATTCTGTACACCACTACGACGGTATCGCCTGGCGTGCCATCAGTGATCGCGATTTAATGCGGGAAATGGTGGCTATCTTTATCGGATCAGATGTGCCTTATACGTCAATCGGCATCCGTTCTGCCGTTGATGCACTAAAACTTCAACTGCCGTTAATGAAAAGCCCGGCTCGTCACTTAATCGGCTTCTGTAATGGCGTCTTTGATCTGCAAAAAAAGCAGTTCAGACCACATAATAAGGAAGATGGGTTATTGATCGTCAATGAAATCGACTTCACTTCGCCGGAACCGGGTGAAACACTGGTCGATAACACGCCTCATTTTTGGCAGTGGATACGCAGAGCAACAGCAAACCATGATCGCAAAACAGACAGAGTACTCGCAGCGCTGTTTATGGTGCTGGCTAACCGCTATGACTGGCAATTATTTCTTGAGGTCACAGGCGCAGGCGGCAGCGGTAAAAGCCTTCTGGCGGAAATTTGTACCCTGCTGGCAGGAAAAAATAACAGGGTATCAGCCAGTATGACAGCACTGGAGAACCCACGCGAACGTGCGTTAATCATCGGCTACTCACTGATCATCATGCCCGACCAGATCCGCTATGTAGGAGAAGGCTCAGGGATCAAGGCGATTACCGGTGGCGATGAAGTTTCTGTCGATCCCAAAAATAAACAGCCTTATTCGACACGTATCCCTGCGGTGATAGTGGCGGTGAATAACAACGCCATGAGTTTCAGTGATCGGAGTGGCGGTGTGTCTCGTCGGCGCGTCATTTTTAACTTCTCAGAAATCATCCCTGAAAATGAACGTGATACCTTATTGCGCGATAAAATCGCCCGAGAATTACCGGTGATTATTCGCCACCTGCTGACCCGTTTTGTTGAGTCTGCCGAAGCCAAATGCTTATTGCTGGAGCAGCAAAAATCAGCCGAAGCGCTTAATGTCAAACGGAGTACTGATTCGCTGGTAGATTTTTGCGGCTATCTGTTAGCCTCGGCTGAGGCGGATGGGATGTTGGTAGGCAATGCGGAGATTATCCCGTTTAACCCGCGTAAATATCTGTATCACGCTTATCTTGCGTACATGAGAGGTAACAATCTGGCTAAACCGGTATCAGTAACACGTTTTGGCAGTGATATGCCGGGCTCCTTAGCGGAATTTGGCTTACAGTATCTACGTAAGAAAAGTAGACAGGGGATCCGTAGCAACCTGAATTTGAATGTAAACAGTGCGGATGAATGGCTACCACGAGCGACAGGCACCGCTGATTTAAACCACTAA
- a CDS encoding host cell division inhibitor Icd-like protein, whose translation MATSKCTYIFAAINRSQKKIKPIMLYATAIDEKSARQRYVADYILLFAGRLPVTGGCHVQTH comes from the coding sequence ATGGCTACGTCAAAGTGTACCTATATCTTTGCGGCGATCAACCGCAGTCAGAAAAAAATTAAGCCTATCATGCTGTACGCTACGGCAATTGATGAAAAATCAGCCCGTCAGCGCTACGTTGCCGATTATATTCTTTTGTTTGCCGGTCGCCTTCCTGTTACAGGAGGATGCCATGTCCAAACGCATTGA
- a CDS encoding YlcI/YnfO family protein, with translation MATGSVNAKSQKIHARVSHEIIANVELAKNEGESTSQFVVTALQGEIKRRQKEKSKPDESKG, from the coding sequence ATGGCAACAGGTAGCGTTAATGCTAAGTCACAAAAGATACATGCAAGAGTTTCACATGAAATTATCGCTAATGTTGAATTAGCTAAAAATGAAGGAGAAAGCACCTCACAATTTGTAGTAACTGCGCTACAAGGCGAGATCAAACGCCGCCAGAAAGAGAAAAGTAAACCAGATGAATCAAAAGGTTGA
- a CDS encoding AlpA family transcriptional regulator yields MPQLFIRLPEVQRRTGYSKAWIYRLISQHRFPVPVKIGTRAIVFIESEVDEWINQRIIESRGEVA; encoded by the coding sequence ATGCCGCAATTATTTATCCGTTTACCCGAAGTCCAGCGCCGTACTGGTTACAGTAAGGCATGGATTTACCGTCTTATCAGTCAACATCGTTTTCCTGTGCCGGTAAAGATTGGCACGCGCGCTATCGTTTTTATCGAAAGTGAAGTGGATGAATGGATTAATCAACGCATTATAGAATCACGTGGGGAGGTGGCGTGA
- a CDS encoding tyrosine-type recombinase/integrase — translation MFLLIHPNGSKYWRLRYRFGGKEKMLALGVYPEITLSDARHKREQARKLVAAGIDPSEHKKAVKVEQQSAANSFETVARAWHESNKKWSASHSARVLKTLVDHLFPSLGHRNIADLKTRDLLTPIKVVEHSGRLEVAARLQQRTTAIMRYAVQSGMIDYNPAQDMAGAIATGKCVHRPALDFARIPELFERIENYKGRLLTQLAVKLTLLIFIRSSELRFARYNEVDFERALWTIPAEREALKGVKYSSRGAKMRTPHLVPLSRQAIAVLEQIKAISGEHELIFIGDHYVHKPMSENTVNKALRIMGYDTKTEVCGHGFRAMACGALIESALWSRDAVERQMSHQERNNVRAAYIHKAEHLEERRLMVQWWADYLDANRDCAITPYEFARTKNVMQSRFSQSA, via the coding sequence ATGTTTCTTTTGATTCATCCTAATGGCTCAAAATATTGGCGCTTACGTTATCGTTTTGGCGGTAAAGAGAAGATGCTGGCTTTGGGCGTTTACCCTGAAATCACACTTTCTGATGCCAGACATAAACGCGAGCAGGCCAGAAAGTTGGTCGCGGCAGGCATAGATCCCAGTGAACACAAAAAGGCAGTCAAAGTCGAGCAACAAAGTGCAGCGAATAGTTTTGAAACCGTAGCCAGAGCCTGGCATGAAAGTAACAAAAAATGGTCGGCTTCTCATAGCGCCAGAGTCTTAAAAACCTTGGTAGATCATTTATTCCCTTCACTAGGCCATCGTAATATTGCTGATCTCAAAACACGCGATTTATTAACACCGATAAAAGTAGTCGAACATTCAGGCCGATTAGAGGTTGCGGCACGCCTGCAACAACGCACTACCGCCATCATGCGTTACGCTGTTCAGAGTGGCATGATTGATTACAATCCGGCTCAGGATATGGCCGGTGCCATTGCTACCGGTAAATGTGTCCATCGCCCCGCGTTAGATTTTGCACGTATTCCTGAATTATTCGAACGAATAGAAAACTATAAAGGGCGTTTACTTACCCAGTTAGCGGTAAAATTGACATTACTGATTTTTATTCGTTCCAGCGAACTTAGGTTTGCTCGGTACAACGAAGTGGATTTCGAACGTGCACTGTGGACAATACCGGCAGAGAGGGAAGCACTTAAAGGCGTCAAATATTCATCTCGTGGTGCGAAAATGCGCACCCCTCACCTCGTCCCATTAAGTCGACAAGCCATTGCGGTTTTAGAGCAAATAAAAGCGATCAGTGGTGAACATGAACTCATCTTTATTGGTGATCATTATGTACATAAACCTATGAGTGAAAATACGGTCAATAAAGCCCTTAGGATAATGGGTTATGACACAAAAACAGAAGTCTGTGGCCACGGTTTTCGCGCGATGGCGTGCGGGGCGCTCATTGAATCGGCACTGTGGTCAAGGGATGCGGTCGAACGCCAGATGAGCCATCAAGAAAGAAATAATGTCAGAGCTGCCTATATTCATAAAGCGGAGCACCTAGAAGAAAGACGTTTAATGGTGCAATGGTGGGCAGATTATTTGGATGCGAATAGAGACTGCGCCATTACCCCCTATGAATTTGCACGGACTAAAAATGTGATGCAAAGTCGATTTAGCCAATCAGCTTAG
- a CDS encoding C80 family cysteine peptidase, with protein MSDEIQSWQQPDSNKIRELIQDNREYRQHHDHHHDQNYVFQLEDDMVIRKSAERKFARHPHNSILIQTTGDGSINNARFWQWKNNNPPGELEEITDLSEKEILLSKMGKKKRILLHGHGGQVQKKDGTGYKKVIANLGAEEVERRLQPFIQKISETGNLQQVRLVLLGCELVWPGERPTDDNSFLANLMRPLQDLAKRGIQVEGKASLHIQASSHLNLKTLILIEGFFYGHVITSALNKEEALADGFTSKVNFKYERNTEGVVTLKNVTEYNDKFSTDEIKWLQLRNQLEQPEGISFTTLFENILQPDKREKRFNKKMKNIFFQLIENTDLDNLPLEISGLKLQLQELKAEIKSTGSKKSVFEFIGDGEILLGLKKYQLRDYITYLVQVAIRTERKIFIQDSSFQAVTPNEIRHFQEKILMINILKDEEEFIAFQKEFNRLDAERFGSLESLINGIEEIKEKGIKEVKLNINSAKQISILYQLEGEDTRHEMILTEEEEIKVIKEFKQKFNNNSEFRKEFLRAIKPGSRQDKPQLLIMFYKKHDIRLSLSTYINLLYEQKRRHVELDPNKKMILPELSESVFHFNQVGERINVYFKIIIENSDGTRKEEYVSLSPEEKERFFSRLNDKYSEFVGQLSTEKSRKIINRLYLAAEIKNNISNVFYEALFYDDRIDDSEKLAIKKWQEKKPHQRVIISRTEKEGSTVFIVDDYFSSPDECVSIAELKEVLEGSIGEEEIRLNFLRIEEAKIQELVKNGLPEDKLSRVTVNTIEINADSECVIQAQMKPRLDQHVVLHLDPLEVPPEVRKRSRIDIQSDERLAKKTKPTLETSATPSEQSSASSSDPIRLNRLGDNAPPIPPKPLLSPPIPGMQALHSHRELEQQPAPLKQVFKLMMPIDNGYLIVNITANGESISGSEQIPNGKYFFVNRIDEPEVIRVAKIGESVAGHTSLTQLEGETEYNPLAVYYAGELIFEHGKLKKWTNGSGHYKPPADLHATNMLRSVQNMLPTHKFEVGFARYLPMDGGTHQQADALQESDLAPAKNGQLNTWQPPPKMVPRTDGGASQYDVQIIIQLEDNPIVAKAAVDLAAKHPHSLLFQLDSEGNNRLIYGNLEQLRNKKNVRMQMVGHGRGGRTSSNNMTLAGQNPALLANNINHFLTQQDIRPTRIVLAACSLVDRNKQDNFAERFIQLLERSNISVTAYSEDLGVAETGHKFLLDDEGYIVDRAQRGKILYQRDQHGNVTAEIRADLPVRLRWIAQQLDRLSTSQPVTSLDSATAVVLKDAFQRPDKQLDVEKLVLTLRDEARLQEWHKNNEQLLHHLERHDAPTALQREDVLAQHQHWHRRQQQNAYDFYQLGAEENEARIKVKTRLVLPGCCARGQGVNTQRDATVLGLAWLNAKNSSLVGDADPFIDGLNAYTESREKKVSRLVPGSEAEAADGLHRQFEQLKADPAIRVNNKAIFTLLNLKQTQHFFNTASVSGNYLLKGQYHSVMLTIRQQGSRYRCSLYDPYVGVVDFSTKTPATRCTTLQTLLNNYLQSKQSSGQTRAQEYGIRQDAGGYRFDIYRVDPHQASTLLPSLTLWQKSLGDFATKQQHSLPVTLAGVTLNLKTLLDMGATVNDISLLPKHLQENNLLAKLRFQPEHLHHFLSNLDASQPFAQQAVFLLRKRIELTENRLLTFEPLRDQKEYRSSQNALKLLKIVRKHVRLKGCQR; from the coding sequence ATGAGTGATGAAATACAATCTTGGCAACAACCCGATTCAAATAAAATAAGAGAATTAATTCAGGATAATAGAGAATATCGACAACACCATGACCATCATCATGATCAAAATTATGTCTTCCAACTTGAAGACGATATGGTAATAAGAAAGTCGGCAGAAAGAAAATTTGCCCGGCATCCTCATAACAGCATCCTGATTCAAACAACAGGGGATGGCAGTATTAATAATGCACGATTTTGGCAATGGAAGAATAATAATCCCCCGGGGGAACTTGAAGAAATAACGGACTTATCAGAAAAAGAAATTTTATTATCTAAAATGGGCAAGAAAAAACGAATTCTTTTACATGGGCATGGTGGTCAAGTACAAAAAAAAGACGGAACAGGTTATAAAAAGGTAATAGCAAATTTGGGTGCAGAAGAGGTGGAGCGGCGGCTACAACCCTTTATCCAGAAAATCAGTGAAACGGGCAATTTGCAGCAAGTCAGGCTGGTATTATTAGGATGCGAACTGGTTTGGCCAGGGGAACGCCCAACGGATGATAATAGTTTTTTAGCGAACCTGATGCGACCTTTACAAGATCTGGCAAAAAGAGGGATTCAGGTTGAAGGAAAAGCAAGTTTACATATACAGGCCAGTAGTCACTTAAATCTTAAAACTTTGATCCTAATAGAGGGCTTTTTTTATGGTCATGTAATCACTAGCGCACTGAATAAAGAAGAAGCTCTGGCTGATGGATTTACCTCAAAGGTCAACTTTAAATATGAAAGAAATACAGAGGGCGTGGTAACGCTAAAAAATGTAACAGAATATAATGATAAATTCTCTACAGATGAAATAAAATGGTTGCAATTAAGGAATCAATTAGAGCAACCGGAAGGTATATCCTTTACGACATTGTTTGAAAATATTTTGCAACCAGATAAGAGAGAAAAACGATTTAACAAAAAAATGAAAAATATCTTTTTTCAATTGATTGAAAATACAGATTTAGACAACTTACCTTTAGAAATTAGCGGATTAAAACTTCAATTACAAGAATTAAAAGCAGAGATTAAGTCGACTGGTAGCAAAAAATCTGTATTTGAATTTATAGGCGATGGAGAAATTCTGTTAGGTTTAAAAAAATACCAATTAAGGGATTATATAACTTATCTTGTTCAGGTTGCGATAAGAACAGAAAGAAAAATATTTATACAAGATAGTTCTTTTCAAGCAGTAACGCCGAATGAAATTCGTCATTTTCAAGAAAAAATATTGATGATAAACATTTTAAAAGATGAAGAGGAGTTTATCGCTTTTCAAAAAGAATTTAATCGATTAGATGCTGAAAGATTTGGATCATTAGAATCACTCATAAATGGAATAGAAGAAATAAAAGAGAAAGGTATCAAAGAAGTCAAATTAAACATTAATTCCGCAAAACAGATTTCTATTTTATACCAACTTGAAGGTGAAGATACTCGACACGAGATGATATTAACGGAGGAGGAAGAAATTAAAGTTATTAAGGAATTTAAACAAAAATTTAATAATAACAGTGAATTTAGAAAAGAATTCCTGCGTGCCATCAAACCGGGTAGCCGGCAAGATAAACCACAGCTGTTAATCATGTTTTATAAAAAACATGATATCAGGTTGTCATTATCTACTTATATTAATTTACTTTATGAGCAAAAGCGCAGGCATGTTGAGCTTGATCCTAATAAAAAAATGATTTTACCCGAGCTATCAGAAAGCGTGTTTCATTTTAATCAGGTTGGAGAAAGGATTAATGTTTATTTCAAGATTATTATCGAAAATAGTGATGGTACGCGAAAAGAAGAATATGTCTCTCTCTCACCAGAAGAAAAGGAAAGATTTTTTTCCAGGTTAAATGATAAATATAGTGAGTTTGTAGGACAGCTTTCTACTGAAAAAAGTAGAAAAATAATCAACAGACTATATTTGGCAGCAGAAATAAAAAACAACATAAGCAATGTGTTCTATGAAGCATTATTTTATGATGATCGTATTGATGACAGTGAGAAATTGGCTATTAAAAAATGGCAAGAAAAAAAACCACATCAACGGGTTATAATCTCACGTACAGAAAAAGAGGGTAGTACCGTATTTATTGTCGACGATTATTTTAGTTCCCCTGATGAATGTGTCTCTATTGCTGAGCTAAAAGAGGTATTGGAGGGAAGTATAGGGGAAGAAGAAATAAGGTTAAATTTTTTAAGGATAGAAGAGGCAAAAATACAAGAGCTGGTTAAAAATGGACTACCAGAAGATAAATTAAGTCGTGTTACTGTGAATACGATTGAAATAAATGCTGATAGTGAATGTGTTATTCAAGCGCAAATGAAGCCTCGTTTAGATCAGCATGTTGTACTGCACCTGGATCCACTCGAAGTACCACCGGAAGTAAGAAAACGCTCTCGTATCGATATTCAATCGGACGAAAGATTAGCCAAAAAAACAAAACCAACATTGGAGACATCCGCTACGCCGAGTGAACAATCGTCAGCATCTTCAAGCGATCCCATTCGTCTGAATAGATTAGGTGATAATGCTCCGCCTATCCCGCCAAAACCCCTTCTGTCCCCCCCGATACCGGGAATGCAAGCCTTACATTCCCACCGGGAATTGGAACAACAACCTGCTCCATTAAAACAGGTTTTTAAACTGATGATGCCAATTGATAATGGCTACCTTATCGTGAATATCACGGCTAATGGTGAATCCATTTCTGGCAGCGAACAAATACCCAATGGCAAATATTTTTTCGTTAATCGTATTGATGAGCCAGAAGTCATTCGGGTGGCTAAAATAGGGGAAAGCGTTGCAGGTCATACCTCATTGACGCAACTTGAAGGAGAGACTGAATACAATCCTTTGGCTGTTTATTATGCAGGAGAGTTAATTTTTGAGCACGGCAAGTTAAAAAAATGGACAAATGGTAGTGGACACTATAAGCCCCCGGCAGATCTTCACGCAACGAACATGCTGAGATCGGTACAAAATATGCTCCCTACACATAAATTTGAAGTAGGATTTGCAAGATATCTACCAATGGATGGTGGTACTCATCAACAAGCTGATGCTCTTCAGGAGAGTGATTTAGCGCCGGCAAAAAATGGTCAGCTGAATACCTGGCAGCCACCGCCAAAAATGGTTCCTCGTACAGACGGGGGTGCGAGTCAGTATGATGTACAAATCATTATCCAACTGGAAGACAATCCTATTGTGGCCAAAGCCGCAGTAGATTTAGCGGCCAAGCATCCTCATTCTTTGTTGTTTCAGCTAGATTCGGAGGGTAACAATCGTTTGATTTACGGCAATCTGGAACAATTAAGGAATAAAAAAAACGTACGGATGCAAATGGTAGGGCACGGACGAGGTGGTAGAACATCTTCCAATAATATGACCCTGGCGGGTCAAAATCCGGCTCTGTTAGCCAATAATATAAACCACTTTTTGACTCAACAGGATATTAGACCTACCCGTATTGTTCTGGCAGCTTGTTCATTAGTTGATCGAAATAAACAAGATAATTTTGCAGAACGATTCATTCAGTTACTGGAACGTTCTAATATTTCGGTAACAGCATACAGTGAAGATCTTGGCGTCGCTGAGACCGGTCACAAGTTTCTTCTTGATGATGAAGGCTATATTGTCGATAGGGCACAGAGAGGAAAAATCCTGTACCAGCGTGATCAACATGGCAACGTAACCGCAGAGATCAGGGCTGATCTTCCCGTCAGGCTCCGCTGGATTGCACAGCAGCTGGATCGACTCAGTACAAGTCAACCTGTGACATCCCTGGATAGTGCCACTGCTGTGGTGCTCAAAGACGCCTTCCAGAGACCAGATAAGCAACTGGATGTTGAAAAATTGGTGCTAACGCTGCGTGATGAAGCGCGTTTGCAGGAATGGCATAAGAATAATGAGCAGTTGTTACACCACCTTGAACGGCATGACGCCCCGACAGCATTACAAAGAGAGGATGTTTTAGCACAGCATCAACATTGGCATCGTCGCCAGCAACAGAACGCTTACGACTTTTATCAGCTAGGTGCAGAGGAAAATGAGGCACGAATAAAGGTTAAAACACGTTTAGTGTTACCAGGGTGCTGTGCCAGAGGACAGGGAGTCAATACACAGCGGGATGCCACGGTATTGGGTCTGGCTTGGCTTAATGCCAAAAATTCATCGCTAGTCGGTGATGCTGACCCCTTTATTGATGGGTTGAATGCGTATACGGAAAGTCGTGAAAAAAAAGTCAGTCGCCTGGTGCCAGGCAGTGAAGCGGAGGCAGCCGACGGGCTACACCGCCAGTTTGAGCAGTTAAAAGCCGATCCCGCCATCAGGGTCAACAATAAAGCTATCTTTACGCTGCTCAACCTCAAACAAACACAGCATTTTTTTAATACGGCGTCAGTGTCAGGCAATTACCTGTTAAAGGGTCAGTATCATTCCGTGATGTTGACTATTCGACAACAGGGATCGCGCTACCGCTGTTCGCTTTATGATCCCTATGTCGGCGTTGTCGATTTCAGCACGAAAACGCCTGCCACCCGTTGTACCACGTTACAAACTTTGCTGAATAACTATTTACAATCAAAGCAAAGTTCCGGCCAGACCCGCGCCCAAGAGTACGGTATCAGGCAAGACGCCGGGGGCTATCGGTTTGACATCTATCGGGTGGATCCTCATCAAGCCAGTACCCTTCTCCCCTCACTGACGCTGTGGCAAAAATCACTGGGTGATTTTGCTACCAAGCAGCAGCACTCACTGCCTGTTACACTTGCCGGCGTCACCCTGAACCTGAAAACGCTGCTTGATATGGGCGCGACCGTTAATGATATCAGCCTGTTACCTAAGCACCTTCAGGAAAATAATCTGCTGGCAAAACTCCGTTTTCAGCCTGAACACTTACATCATTTTCTATCGAACCTGGATGCCAGCCAGCCGTTTGCGCAGCAGGCTGTCTTCTTGTTAAGAAAAAGAATCGAACTCACCGAAAACCGCTTATTGACCTTTGAGCCATTACGCGATCAAAAAGAGTATAGGTCTTCACAAAACGCCTTGAAGTTACTCAAAATCGTACGGAAGCATGTCAGGCTTAAGGGGTGTCAGCGCTAA